In the genome of Candidatus Moraniibacteriota bacterium, one region contains:
- a CDS encoding AI-2E family transporter: MMTKEQYIEAWTKILLHGVVALIMLFFLYLIRDIVVVFFVAIIITASVAPAIERLESIRIPRTLGVLGVYAVIVGLLVTAVSLVVPIFSSQVVELSSNVPQYLDRISLFANGIDSFFRVHDVPLSSDSFSGGGEPSGAVSGIFSTTVSVFHAIFSIVVIFFLSLYMSFERRGIDKVLQTLTPAEYEERVLYFSRKIQDKISQWMFGQLLLMAIVFLFYFIGLSMLDIPYALVLSLFGALLEMVPYAGPTMAAIPSAILGFLVSPWLGTAVIILYVVIQQVQNHIVVPQVMRRTVGLNPVAVILALLIGAKVAGVAGILLAVPSAAAFTVFTDEFLGNKKQNK, translated from the coding sequence ATGATGACAAAAGAGCAATATATTGAGGCGTGGACGAAGATTTTGTTGCACGGTGTCGTAGCATTGATCATGCTTTTCTTTCTGTATCTGATCCGAGATATCGTTGTCGTGTTTTTTGTCGCGATTATTATCACTGCATCGGTGGCGCCGGCGATTGAGCGGTTGGAATCGATTCGCATTCCGCGCACGCTCGGCGTGCTTGGTGTGTATGCGGTCATTGTGGGGCTTTTGGTGACGGCTGTTTCATTGGTTGTTCCGATATTCTCGAGTCAGGTGGTGGAGCTTTCGTCGAATGTGCCGCAGTACCTCGATCGGATTTCTCTTTTTGCCAATGGTATCGATTCGTTCTTTCGCGTTCATGATGTTCCGCTGAGTTCGGATTCGTTCTCGGGTGGAGGTGAGCCATCTGGCGCGGTGTCAGGAATTTTCTCGACAACCGTGAGCGTTTTCCATGCAATTTTCTCGATTGTAGTAATATTTTTCCTCTCGCTCTATATGTCGTTTGAGCGGCGCGGTATCGACAAAGTGCTTCAGACTTTGACGCCAGCCGAATATGAAGAGCGGGTATTGTACTTCTCTCGGAAAATTCAGGACAAGATCAGCCAGTGGATGTTCGGACAATTGCTTCTCATGGCGATCGTCTTTCTGTTCTATTTCATCGGGCTTTCGATGCTTGACATACCGTATGCGTTGGTTCTATCGCTCTTTGGGGCGCTCCTTGAGATGGTGCCCTATGCCGGGCCGACGATGGCGGCTATTCCGTCAGCTATTCTCGGGTTTCTTGTTTCGCCGTGGTTGGGGACGGCGGTCATTATCCTTTATGTGGTTATTCAGCAAGTACAGAATCATATCGTGGTGCCGCAGGTAATGCGGCGGACAGTGGGTTTGAATCCGGTCGCCGTTATTTTGGCGCTCCTCATAGGAGCGAAAGTTGCCGGTGTTGCCGGTATATTGCTTGCTGTCCCTTCGGCGGCGGCATTTACTGTTTTCACGGATGAGTTCTTGGGGAATAAGAAACAAAATAAATGA
- a CDS encoding DUF883 family protein — protein sequence MGKLFLMNDFMDRAKKEAEKVSERAGEARDAVVEKAEQAREKIAEAANDAHKYVKENPVKSAGIALGVGAIIGSIVGFFTGRKKK from the coding sequence ATGGGTAAATTATTTCTTATGAATGACTTCATGGATCGGGCGAAGAAAGAGGCGGAGAAGGTCTCGGAGCGGGCGGGCGAGGCAAGAGATGCGGTTGTCGAAAAAGCGGAACAAGCCCGGGAGAAAATTGCCGAGGCGGCGAACGACGCGCACAAATACGTCAAGGAGAATCCTGTCAAGTCCGCAGGCATTGCGCTCGGTGTCGGCGCCATTATCGGTTCTATCGTCGGCTTCTTCACAGGAAGGAAGAAGAAATAG
- a CDS encoding glycine--tRNA ligase → MNTAEITMDKIVSLAKRRGFVFPGSDIYGGLANSWDYGPYGAQLKKNIKDHWWRTFVESRNDMVGLDAAIIMNPKVWEASGHISGFNDFLVECKECHERLRPDQHLDAANQNAFMLAFSEMTFKKMEIEKLKKEASPDQAMIEKYEHDVETLAEKIFGALRTIECPHCGKRDWSHPTLFNLMFKTFIGPAEESANIAYLRPETAQAMFVDFPLVAGVSRKRLPFGIAQIGKAFRNEITPGNFIFRTREFEQMEIEYFFDSKKREWNEVFTYWQSEMESWMKSVGMDMARIHPTEIAENERAHYSARTVDFEFDYPFGRKELFGLACRTDYDLSRHAKFSGQDMTWQDPETKEKITPFVVEPTFGLDRGLLAILLSAYDEEPVGEGETRTVLRLAKSIAPVKVAVFPLMKNKPELVDKARKVFEVLRKDIVCEFDDNGNVGKRYRRQDEIGTPYCVTIDFQTLDDGTVTVRDRDTMKQDRLSLADLGNYLWEHLR, encoded by the coding sequence ATGAATACGGCGGAAATTACCATGGACAAAATTGTCTCGCTTGCGAAGCGCCGCGGGTTTGTGTTTCCGGGAAGCGATATCTATGGAGGACTTGCAAACTCATGGGACTACGGTCCATACGGTGCTCAGCTCAAGAAAAACATAAAAGATCACTGGTGGAGGACATTTGTCGAGAGTCGCAATGATATGGTGGGGCTCGATGCGGCGATTATCATGAATCCAAAGGTGTGGGAGGCGAGCGGACATATTTCCGGTTTCAACGACTTCCTGGTCGAGTGCAAGGAATGTCATGAGCGGCTCCGGCCGGATCAGCATCTCGATGCGGCGAATCAAAACGCATTCATGCTGGCGTTCTCGGAGATGACGTTCAAGAAGATGGAGATTGAGAAACTCAAGAAGGAGGCGTCTCCGGATCAGGCGATGATTGAAAAATATGAGCATGATGTTGAGACGCTTGCTGAGAAAATATTCGGTGCGCTCCGGACGATCGAGTGTCCGCACTGTGGGAAACGCGACTGGTCGCACCCGACACTCTTTAATCTCATGTTTAAGACATTCATCGGCCCCGCTGAGGAAAGCGCGAATATTGCGTACCTTCGACCGGAGACGGCGCAGGCGATGTTTGTGGACTTTCCGCTGGTCGCCGGCGTGTCGCGAAAGCGGTTGCCATTCGGTATCGCACAAATCGGGAAAGCATTCCGCAATGAAATCACGCCGGGCAATTTTATTTTTCGTACGCGCGAATTTGAACAGATGGAGATTGAATACTTCTTTGACTCGAAGAAACGGGAGTGGAATGAAGTGTTTACCTATTGGCAGAGTGAGATGGAATCATGGATGAAGTCGGTTGGCATGGATATGGCTCGAATTCATCCGACAGAGATAGCGGAAAATGAGCGGGCGCATTATTCGGCTCGGACGGTGGACTTCGAATTCGACTATCCCTTCGGGCGCAAGGAGCTCTTCGGGCTTGCCTGTCGGACAGACTATGACTTGTCGCGCCACGCGAAGTTCTCGGGGCAGGATATGACCTGGCAGGACCCTGAGACAAAAGAGAAGATCACGCCGTTTGTTGTCGAGCCGACATTCGGACTCGATCGCGGACTCCTCGCGATTCTGCTCTCCGCCTATGACGAAGAACCAGTCGGCGAAGGGGAGACTCGAACGGTGCTTCGCTTGGCAAAGTCTATCGCGCCGGTCAAAGTGGCGGTCTTTCCGCTTATGAAAAACAAGCCCGAGCTGGTCGACAAAGCGCGCAAGGTGTTCGAGGTATTGCGGAAAGATATCGTATGCGAGTTTGATGATAATGGCAATGTCGGGAAGCGCTATCGCCGACAGGATGAAATCGGGACGCCATACTGCGTGACTATCGACTTCCAAACACTCGACGACGGCACGGTGACCGTGCGCGACCGCGACACGATGAAGCAAGACCGTCTGTCGCTCGCCGACCTCGGCAACTACCTCTGGGAGCACTTGCGGTAG
- a CDS encoding N-acetylmuramoyl-L-alanine amidase yields the protein MNGSIKNPWVWLLVSFILVSGGVGMFLFRGGSARVLENEASAISSESEMTDGKLSAEDSEGIVKALETGDATPGESESGDDVGDTTGQEVLGEPAAVSPSASTESSLATPAKAVEPVKEADDSTATSETSPSKSSGKFSIEKKLVSWGFTASSGRKIDTVVIHSTYNALSGDPFSVSKIIDIYKSYGVSPHYLVARDGTVYRMVEEKNIAYHAGDSEMPDGRTNVNAFSIGIEVIGKDDGSPSDAQYDALKKLIADIETRHDIKHILGHSDIAPGRKSDPWGFSWKKIGGKEL from the coding sequence ATGAACGGGTCTATCAAAAATCCGTGGGTGTGGCTTCTCGTGTCATTCATCCTGGTTTCCGGCGGTGTCGGAATGTTTCTGTTCCGCGGAGGGTCGGCGCGGGTGTTGGAGAATGAGGCGTCGGCAATATCATCGGAGTCGGAGATGACAGATGGAAAGCTTTCGGCGGAGGATTCGGAAGGAATTGTCAAAGCGCTTGAAACGGGAGACGCTACTCCCGGGGAATCGGAAAGCGGCGATGATGTCGGCGATACAACGGGCCAAGAGGTATTGGGCGAGCCGGCAGCTGTCTCGCCGTCGGCTTCAACCGAATCCTCTCTTGCGACACCGGCGAAAGCAGTTGAGCCTGTGAAAGAGGCGGATGATTCGACAGCGACATCAGAAACGTCGCCGTCAAAGTCGAGCGGGAAATTTTCGATAGAGAAGAAGCTGGTGTCGTGGGGATTTACCGCATCGAGCGGACGGAAGATCGACACCGTGGTGATTCACTCGACGTACAATGCGCTGAGTGGCGATCCGTTTTCGGTTTCAAAAATTATAGATATCTACAAAAGCTACGGTGTATCGCCGCACTATCTTGTGGCGCGGGACGGGACGGTATACCGAATGGTCGAGGAGAAGAATATCGCCTATCATGCCGGCGATTCGGAAATGCCGGATGGACGGACAAATGTGAATGCATTCTCGATCGGTATCGAGGTGATCGGGAAAGATGACGGCAGTCCGAGCGATGCGCAGTATGATGCGCTCAAGAAACTCATCGCCGATATCGAGACGCGGCATGACATCAAACATATCCTCGGGCACAGCGATATCGCGCCGGGGCGCAAAAGCGACCCATGGGGATTTAGCTGGAAGAAGATCGGTGGCAAGGAACTCTGA
- the rsmI gene encoding 16S rRNA (cytidine(1402)-2'-O)-methyltransferase encodes MEDEQDSESGTLFVVATPIGNMEDITLRALRILGECDLVVCEDTRVAKKLLFRHNISKPLLAIPQRAAEEKHRRVLDILGEGKSVALTTDAGTPGVSDPGNELVEKVIAAGFRVSPVPGPSALSALLSVAGVNTQEFCFKGFPPHKKGRETFFRALAESVAPVIYYESPYRVVKNLELLASLAPEKQIIVGRELTKMFEEIVRGSIAEVLEYYRENPGKVKGEFVVMVEEALK; translated from the coding sequence ATGGAGGATGAGCAAGATTCCGAATCGGGGACGCTCTTTGTAGTGGCGACTCCTATTGGGAATATGGAGGATATTACGCTTCGCGCGCTTCGTATTCTCGGCGAGTGCGATTTAGTCGTGTGTGAGGACACTCGTGTTGCCAAGAAGCTTCTCTTCCGTCACAATATTTCGAAGCCGCTTCTTGCTATTCCACAGCGGGCGGCGGAAGAAAAACACCGCCGCGTGCTCGATATACTCGGCGAAGGAAAGTCCGTCGCGCTTACGACCGACGCCGGGACGCCGGGCGTATCTGATCCGGGGAATGAACTGGTAGAGAAGGTGATTGCTGCTGGTTTCCGAGTCTCGCCTGTTCCGGGGCCATCGGCGCTCTCGGCTCTTCTCTCGGTTGCCGGGGTGAATACGCAGGAATTCTGCTTCAAGGGATTCCCGCCGCACAAGAAGGGGAGAGAAACATTTTTTCGTGCTCTTGCGGAATCAGTCGCGCCGGTTATCTACTATGAATCGCCTTATCGCGTGGTAAAGAATTTGGAACTTCTTGCCTCGCTTGCGCCTGAGAAGCAAATAATTGTCGGACGCGAGCTTACCAAGATGTTCGAAGAGATCGTGCGCGGGAGCATTGCGGAAGTATTGGAGTATTACCGAGAGAATCCAGGAAAAGTGAAGGGAGAGTTTGTGGTGATGGTTGAGGAAGCCTTGAAGTGA
- a CDS encoding insulinase family protein, producing the protein MQYEKHVLPNGLRVILAPMKEAETVTVLITTATGSRYETKKEGGLSHFLEHMFFKGTKRRPTAISISEELDAVGGEYNAFTSKDRTAYYAKVDKKHAEMALDIVSDIFLNSTLPAEEIDRERGPILQELNMYEDTPMRHVGDIFEILLYGDHPLGRDIIGTRENIKGFKRAEFLRYLNRAYVASNVVVGVAGNFDAAWAKEVIERDFSGMRTGKNPDRKGMVEKQKSPAVLLQTKKTDQTHFILGVRSFDFFHEDRHALAVLSTLLGGGMSSRLFVAVRERRGLAYSVRTGTDAYHDAGYLSTQCGVEHENLEKTIAVILEEYKRIATELVPEKELMKAKEHIKGSMAMHLESSDDIVGYLVDQEVLKGEIVLPEDRYAKIDSVTGEDVRRVAGMIFRPDRLNLAVIGPQKSAKKLEKILTL; encoded by the coding sequence ATGCAATACGAGAAACATGTTTTGCCGAATGGGTTGCGGGTGATTTTGGCGCCGATGAAGGAAGCGGAGACGGTGACAGTGCTCATTACGACGGCGACGGGGTCGCGGTATGAGACAAAGAAGGAAGGTGGGCTTTCGCACTTTTTGGAGCACATGTTCTTCAAGGGGACGAAGCGTCGCCCGACAGCAATTTCAATCAGCGAAGAGCTTGATGCGGTGGGTGGAGAATACAACGCGTTCACATCGAAGGATCGCACGGCATACTATGCGAAGGTGGATAAGAAACACGCCGAGATGGCGCTCGATATCGTGAGTGATATTTTCTTGAACTCGACATTGCCAGCGGAAGAGATTGATCGTGAACGCGGACCTATTTTGCAGGAGCTCAATATGTACGAAGACACGCCAATGCGGCATGTAGGCGACATATTCGAAATATTGCTCTATGGAGATCATCCGCTCGGGCGGGATATCATCGGTACGCGAGAGAATATCAAAGGCTTCAAGCGAGCGGAATTTCTCCGCTATCTCAATCGCGCCTATGTCGCGTCGAATGTCGTGGTCGGTGTCGCGGGCAACTTCGATGCGGCGTGGGCAAAGGAAGTGATTGAGCGCGATTTTTCCGGTATGCGAACGGGGAAAAACCCCGATCGGAAGGGAATGGTTGAAAAGCAGAAATCTCCCGCCGTACTTCTCCAGACAAAGAAGACAGATCAGACGCATTTCATTCTCGGGGTTCGATCATTCGATTTCTTTCATGAGGATCGTCATGCGCTTGCGGTGCTCTCGACTCTTCTCGGCGGCGGCATGTCGAGCCGGCTTTTTGTGGCGGTGCGTGAGCGGCGCGGACTTGCCTACAGTGTGCGCACCGGGACGGACGCGTATCACGATGCCGGGTATCTTTCGACGCAATGCGGCGTAGAACATGAGAACCTCGAAAAAACAATCGCAGTGATCCTTGAGGAGTACAAGCGAATCGCTACGGAGCTGGTGCCGGAGAAGGAACTTATGAAAGCAAAGGAGCATATCAAAGGAAGTATGGCGATGCATCTGGAGTCGTCAGATGATATTGTGGGGTACTTGGTTGATCAAGAGGTGTTGAAGGGCGAGATTGTTTTGCCGGAAGATCGCTATGCGAAGATCGATTCCGTGACCGGCGAGGATGTTCGCCGGGTGGCTGGTATGATTTTCCGTCCCGATCGGCTCAATTTGGCGGTGATCGGTCCGCAAAAATCGGCGAAGAAATTGGAGAAAATTTTGACGTTGTAG
- a CDS encoding lamin tail domain-containing protein, with amino-acid sequence MSENLERRKILPLFFRSDRTDSMTVRSALVAFISFGATLALSTGGVFFLSPKSAEAKTFRNVFIHAVQTAGTTTSEDFIEIQNDEECALDLSDWKLRKRTASGSESSIKAFGDTSILPPGETLLWANSTNGFADALRATEKSTATLTDNNSLALIDVDDTIVDSISWGTVNKPFRSDEPNVRNPKANEMIIRSSKSDMPTIETTILPTGHTFDRASLDFCGVSKDRAGSAIVVLSEILANPTGDESTREFIEIENRSKNQFDLSGWKLRDASKTGKYIFPSESSIAPNTFLTIFRSDFIFALNNSAETVSLEDSTGATADSVSWEKTRENVSLARDESRWRNTKFLTPGEANRFGNDPSAKTSVPKTGFAKISIPFSASIKDKDRDKTKVVWDFGDGHKSYKKDTAHTFAKTGRYTVKLTYTDGISDKTKTFRIKIEKYVAPKVRIVSLVPNPQGADTGREYLLIQNKSKKEVDLKGWSIATKSKFTTKNFVNHKITESVTIKPGTSVRITREHAAFTLGNTRQYLELRDPQGKAVQRIHYKLDKSAPDDAEFFKIPDHSWEWRLPAPLDAATSVQ; translated from the coding sequence ATGTCCGAAAATTTGGAACGCCGAAAAATACTCCCGCTCTTTTTCCGAAGTGACCGAACTGACTCTATGACCGTCCGCTCCGCACTTGTCGCATTCATATCTTTTGGCGCCACACTCGCACTGTCGACCGGAGGCGTCTTTTTTCTTTCTCCGAAAAGCGCCGAGGCAAAGACATTCCGCAATGTCTTCATACACGCCGTGCAAACCGCAGGGACCACCACTTCCGAAGACTTCATCGAAATACAAAATGACGAAGAATGTGCGCTCGACCTGTCCGATTGGAAACTCCGAAAGCGCACCGCAAGCGGCAGCGAGTCATCCATCAAAGCGTTTGGTGATACAAGCATACTGCCGCCAGGTGAAACGCTCCTCTGGGCAAATTCCACAAACGGCTTTGCCGATGCGCTCCGCGCAACCGAAAAAAGCACTGCGACACTTACCGACAACAATTCTCTTGCCCTTATTGATGTAGACGACACCATTGTCGATTCGATCTCTTGGGGCACAGTCAACAAACCGTTTCGAAGCGATGAACCAAATGTTCGAAACCCCAAAGCAAACGAGATGATTATCCGCTCATCCAAGTCGGACATGCCAACTATCGAGACAACAATCTTGCCGACCGGGCACACTTTCGACCGCGCGTCGCTCGATTTCTGCGGCGTCTCCAAAGATCGCGCGGGCAGCGCAATCGTCGTGCTCTCCGAAATACTCGCCAATCCGACAGGAGACGAATCGACACGAGAGTTTATCGAGATAGAAAACAGAAGCAAAAACCAATTCGATCTCTCTGGTTGGAAACTCCGCGACGCCTCGAAAACCGGCAAGTATATATTCCCTTCCGAAAGCTCGATTGCGCCGAACACATTCCTCACAATCTTCCGTTCCGACTTCATCTTCGCGCTCAACAATAGTGCCGAAACCGTCTCACTTGAAGACTCGACCGGAGCCACAGCCGACAGCGTGTCCTGGGAAAAAACCCGAGAAAACGTTTCCCTTGCCCGAGACGAGAGTCGTTGGCGAAATACCAAGTTCCTCACGCCAGGCGAAGCGAATCGCTTTGGAAACGACCCCTCGGCGAAGACTTCCGTCCCGAAAACCGGCTTCGCCAAGATTTCGATACCCTTTAGCGCGAGCATAAAGGACAAAGACCGAGACAAAACCAAAGTCGTTTGGGATTTCGGCGACGGACACAAGAGCTACAAGAAAGACACCGCACACACCTTTGCCAAAACCGGACGGTACACTGTGAAGCTCACCTACACCGACGGCATCTCGGACAAAACCAAGACATTCCGCATCAAAATAGAAAAGTACGTCGCTCCGAAAGTCCGCATCGTTTCCCTCGTGCCAAATCCCCAAGGCGCCGATACCGGTCGCGAGTACCTTCTCATTCAGAACAAGTCAAAAAAGGAGGTCGATCTCAAGGGCTGGAGCATCGCCACCAAGTCGAAGTTCACCACCAAAAACTTCGTCAATCACAAGATTACTGAGAGTGTCACCATAAAGCCCGGCACCTCCGTCCGGATCACGCGAGAGCACGCCGCCTTCACTCTCGGCAATACGCGGCAGTATCTGGAACTCCGCGACCCGCAAGGCAAAGCCGTACAGCGTATTCACTACAAACTCGACAAGAGCGCCCCCGACGATGCCGAATTCTTCAAAATCCCCGATCACTCCTGGGAATGGCGACTCCCCGCACCACTTGACGCCGCCACAAGCGTACAGTAG
- a CDS encoding DUF1543 domain-containing protein: MPKLFIVFLGGRLSDNRMGEDHEVVAVVAEDDSEAKLKAREQWKGLDRKSVHIDSMMELSRVGGYAVSLSRIEGGEDDVQRDNSYVPLS, translated from the coding sequence ATGCCAAAACTTTTTATAGTATTTTTGGGTGGACGATTGAGTGATAATAGGATGGGCGAAGACCATGAGGTTGTTGCCGTTGTTGCTGAGGATGATAGCGAAGCCAAATTAAAGGCGCGTGAACAATGGAAGGGTTTGGATCGAAAATCGGTGCATATTGATTCGATGATGGAGCTTTCGAGGGTTGGCGGATACGCGGTATCTTTGAGTCGAATCGAAGGAGGAGAGGATGATGTTCAGAGAGACAATTCGTACGTTCCCTTGTCTTGA